A region of Streptomyces sp. WMMC500 DNA encodes the following proteins:
- a CDS encoding citrate synthase 2 produces MSDFVPGLEGVVAFETEIAEPDKEGGALRYRGVDIEDLVGHVSFGNVWGLLVDGAFKPGLPPAEPFPIPVHSGDIRVDVQSALAMLAPVWGLRPLLDIDEPRARDDLARAAVTALSYVAQSARGQALPMVPQREIDKARTVVERFMIRWRGEPDPKHVAAVDAYWTSAAEHGMNASTFTARVIASTGADVAAALSGAVGAMSGPLHGGAPSRVLGMIEEIERTGDAEGYVRRALDGGERLMGFGHRVYRAEDPRARVLRRTAKDLGAPRYEVAEALEKAALAELRARRPDRVLETNVEFWAAIVLDFAEVPAHMFTSMFTCARTAGWSAHILEQKRTGRLVRPSARYVGPGSRSPREIEGYAEAESGGAG; encoded by the coding sequence ATGTCCGACTTCGTACCCGGTCTTGAGGGAGTCGTCGCCTTCGAGACGGAGATCGCCGAACCCGACAAGGAGGGCGGCGCGCTCCGTTATCGCGGAGTGGACATCGAGGACCTGGTGGGGCACGTCTCGTTCGGCAACGTCTGGGGTCTCCTGGTCGACGGCGCGTTCAAACCCGGCCTGCCGCCTGCCGAGCCCTTCCCCATCCCCGTGCACTCCGGTGACATCCGCGTCGACGTCCAGTCCGCGCTGGCGATGCTCGCGCCCGTCTGGGGGCTGCGCCCGCTGCTCGACATCGACGAGCCGCGCGCCCGCGACGACCTGGCGCGGGCGGCCGTCACGGCGCTGTCGTACGTCGCGCAGTCCGCCCGCGGGCAGGCGCTGCCGATGGTGCCGCAGCGGGAGATCGACAAGGCCCGTACGGTCGTCGAGCGGTTCATGATCCGCTGGCGCGGCGAGCCCGACCCCAAGCACGTCGCCGCCGTCGACGCCTACTGGACGTCCGCCGCGGAACACGGCATGAACGCCTCCACCTTCACCGCCCGCGTCATCGCCTCCACGGGCGCCGACGTGGCGGCGGCGCTGTCCGGCGCGGTGGGCGCGATGTCCGGGCCGCTGCACGGGGGCGCGCCCTCACGGGTGCTCGGGATGATCGAGGAGATCGAGCGCACGGGCGACGCCGAGGGCTACGTCCGGCGGGCGCTGGACGGCGGCGAGCGGCTCATGGGCTTCGGCCACCGCGTCTACCGCGCGGAGGACCCCAGGGCCCGGGTGCTGCGGCGGACGGCGAAGGACCTCGGCGCGCCGCGGTACGAGGTCGCGGAGGCGCTGGAGAAGGCGGCGCTGGCGGAGCTGCGGGCCCGGCGCCCCGACCGGGTGCTGGAGACGAACGTCGAGTTCTGGGCGGCGATCGTGCTGGACTTCGCGGAGGTGCCGGCGCACATGTTCACGTCGATGTTCACGTGCGCGCGGACGGCGGGGTGGTCGGCGCACATCCTGGAGCAGAAGCGCACGGGGCGGCTGGTGCGGCCGTCGGCGCGGTACGTGGGGCCGGGGTCGCGCTCGCCGCGGGAGATCGAGGGCTACGCGGAGGCGGAGTCGGGCGGAGCGGGCTGA
- the pdxH gene encoding pyridoxamine 5'-phosphate oxidase — protein MRAHYRAAGLSEDSLAADPFEQFGRWFRQAEQSGLHEPNAMVVSTADAEGRPSSRTVLLKQVDERGFVFYTNYGSRKGRELAANPHVSLLFPWHPVARQVIVAGAAERTGRDETVAYFRTRPHGSQLGAWASEQSSAVASRAELDRMYAELADRYPEGEQVPAPPEWGGFRVRPRTVEFWQGRENRLHDRLRYVRTEGAAGGGWTVERLCP, from the coding sequence ATGCGCGCGCACTACCGCGCCGCGGGACTGTCGGAGGACTCCCTCGCCGCCGATCCCTTCGAGCAGTTCGGCCGCTGGTTCCGGCAGGCCGAGCAGAGCGGACTGCACGAACCCAACGCGATGGTCGTCTCCACCGCCGACGCCGAGGGCCGGCCCAGCTCCCGCACCGTACTGCTGAAGCAGGTGGACGAGCGGGGGTTCGTCTTCTACACAAACTACGGTTCGCGCAAGGGCCGCGAGCTGGCCGCCAACCCGCACGTGTCGCTGCTCTTCCCCTGGCACCCCGTCGCCCGCCAGGTGATCGTCGCGGGCGCCGCGGAGCGCACGGGCCGGGACGAGACGGTGGCGTACTTCCGCACCAGGCCGCACGGCTCGCAGTTGGGCGCGTGGGCGAGCGAGCAGTCGTCGGCGGTGGCGTCCCGGGCGGAGCTGGACCGGATGTACGCGGAGCTGGCGGACCGCTACCCGGAGGGCGAGCAGGTGCCGGCGCCGCCGGAGTGGGGCGGCTTCCGGGTCAGGCCGCGGACGGTGGAGTTCTGGCAGGGCCGCGAGAACCGCCTCCACGACCGCCTCCGGTACGTACGCACCGAAGGCGCGGCCGGCGGCGGCTGGACGGTGGAACGCCTCTGCCCGTAG
- a CDS encoding PAS domain-containing protein: MSATRRTNRDRRNASGEQAADAPDTGDDAAGSPPAAADPAVAGAPPQDRRTAAPDLLRALLDGMDAALCAFDADGVVTHWNREAERLLGWTAAEAVGRRGLAGWAARAEDAAEVEARLMGAMDVPGRQVQEFALLRKDGGRVLVRTQTSAVRPGGGETGGAAVGVYCAFSEVHAQMDLERSIAFSEALCEDAAWGVLLVDADLRPALANGQAARVLRARRSGLLGRPFGELLEQGAEEVESALQHVLAQGSAAVPADLWVTVRGETGGDPAIRRRCLRGAFVRLASPLAEYPVPLGVGWLFQDVTEEKLAEDAASVLRFRDHQLHRASRAAAECEDPMEAATVYLDFALAGFADHALVDLAAAPADPGSPPAPGAPHDAGAPPGRAQLTRAAATPAEGPGPCLPAGPHGFPVRYPAGHPALQAVERGGTVRAGCGGVDPEIAEGWSVARKWPPGTMHALCTVLRSRGRTLGVVTFLRGGGRRGFTRQDAAYAEDVAVRVAASLDLAELLG; the protein is encoded by the coding sequence ATGAGCGCGACCCGGCGTACCAACCGGGACCGCAGGAACGCCTCCGGCGAACAGGCCGCGGACGCTCCGGACACAGGGGACGACGCCGCCGGGTCACCGCCCGCGGCGGCGGACCCGGCGGTGGCGGGCGCGCCGCCGCAGGACCGCCGCACCGCGGCGCCCGACCTGCTGAGGGCGCTGCTCGACGGCATGGACGCCGCCCTGTGCGCCTTCGACGCCGACGGCGTCGTCACCCACTGGAACCGCGAGGCCGAGCGGCTGCTCGGCTGGACCGCCGCGGAGGCCGTCGGCCGGCGCGGGCTGGCCGGATGGGCCGCCCGCGCGGAGGACGCCGCCGAGGTGGAGGCGCGGCTGATGGGTGCGATGGACGTGCCGGGCCGGCAGGTGCAGGAGTTCGCGCTGCTGCGCAAGGACGGCGGCCGGGTGCTCGTACGCACCCAGACCTCCGCCGTGCGCCCGGGCGGCGGCGAGACGGGCGGCGCCGCGGTCGGGGTCTACTGCGCGTTCAGCGAGGTACACGCGCAGATGGACCTGGAGCGTTCCATCGCGTTCAGCGAGGCGCTCTGCGAGGACGCAGCCTGGGGCGTGCTCCTCGTCGACGCCGACCTGCGCCCGGCGCTGGCCAACGGCCAGGCGGCGCGCGTGCTGCGCGCCCGGCGCTCGGGGCTCCTCGGGCGCCCCTTCGGCGAGCTGCTGGAGCAGGGCGCGGAGGAGGTCGAGAGCGCGCTCCAGCACGTGCTGGCGCAGGGCAGCGCCGCGGTCCCCGCCGACCTGTGGGTGACGGTGCGCGGCGAGACCGGCGGTGATCCCGCGATACGGCGGCGGTGTCTGCGCGGCGCGTTCGTACGGCTCGCCTCGCCGCTGGCCGAGTACCCGGTGCCGCTGGGCGTCGGCTGGCTCTTCCAGGACGTCACCGAGGAGAAGCTCGCCGAGGACGCGGCCTCGGTGCTGCGCTTCCGCGACCATCAACTGCACCGGGCGTCGCGCGCGGCGGCCGAGTGCGAGGACCCCATGGAGGCGGCGACCGTCTACCTGGACTTCGCGCTCGCCGGCTTCGCCGACCACGCGCTGGTCGACCTGGCCGCCGCGCCCGCGGACCCCGGCTCCCCGCCCGCCCCCGGCGCCCCGCACGACGCGGGGGCGCCGCCGGGTCGTGCGCAGCTCACCCGGGCCGCGGCCACTCCCGCGGAGGGCCCGGGCCCGTGCCTGCCGGCCGGGCCGCACGGCTTCCCCGTCCGCTACCCCGCCGGGCACCCCGCGCTCCAGGCGGTCGAGCGCGGCGGCACGGTGCGGGCGGGCTGCGGCGGCGTGGATCCGGAGATCGCGGAGGGCTGGTCGGTGGCGCGGAAGTGGCCGCCGGGCACGATGCACGCGCTGTGCACGGTGCTGCGCAGCCGCGGCCGGACGCTGGGGGTCGTGACCTTCCTGCGCGGCGGCGGGCGGCGCGGCTTCACGCGGCAGGACGCGGCGTACGCGGAGGACGTGGCCGTACGGGTCGCGGCCTCGTTGGACCTGGCGGAGCTGCTGGGTTAG
- a CDS encoding metal-dependent transcriptional regulator — protein MSGLIDTTEMYLRTILELEEEGVVPMRARIAERLDQSGPTVSQTVARMERDGLVRVAGDRHLELTEEGRRLATRVMRKHRLAECLLVDVIGLEWEHVHAEACRWEHVMSEAVERRVLALLEHPTESPYGNPIPGLAELGEKAEVDPFLDEGMVSLSALGPDAGTVIIRRIGEPIQKDSQLMSSLRRAGVQPGAVVSVTDAAGGVLVGSGGEAAELDAEVASHVFVAKR, from the coding sequence ATGTCCGGACTGATCGATACCACGGAGATGTATCTCCGCACCATCCTCGAACTCGAAGAGGAGGGCGTCGTCCCCATGCGCGCGAGAATCGCGGAGCGGCTCGACCAGAGCGGCCCCACGGTGAGCCAGACCGTCGCCCGCATGGAGCGGGACGGGCTGGTGCGCGTGGCCGGCGACAGGCATCTGGAACTGACGGAGGAGGGTCGCAGGCTCGCGACGCGGGTGATGCGCAAGCACCGCCTGGCGGAGTGTCTGCTGGTCGACGTGATCGGCCTGGAGTGGGAGCACGTGCACGCGGAGGCGTGCCGCTGGGAGCACGTGATGAGCGAGGCCGTGGAGCGTCGCGTGCTGGCGCTGCTCGAGCACCCGACGGAGTCGCCGTACGGGAACCCGATCCCCGGCCTTGCGGAGCTGGGCGAGAAGGCCGAGGTGGACCCGTTCCTGGACGAGGGCATGGTGAGCCTGTCGGCCCTGGGTCCGGACGCGGGGACGGTGATCATCCGCCGCATCGGCGAGCCGATCCAGAAGGACTCCCAGTTGATGTCCTCGCTGCGCCGGGCCGGCGTGCAGCCCGGCGCCGTGGTGAGCGTGACCGACGCGGCCGGCGGGGTGCTCGTCGGCAGCGGCGGTGAGGCCGCCGAGCTGGACGCGGAGGTCGCGTCGCACGTCTTCGTGGCCAAGCGCTAG
- a CDS encoding alpha/beta hydrolase, whose product MVRRINVTGAGGLRLAAWEYGDPPKRGADSIAARERSGAGPAGGPPGTRPQDRPGVLLLHGLMGRASHWATTARWLSARSRAIALDQRGHGRSDKPGDGPYDRDAYVADAEAVIEQLDLAPVVLVGHSMGALTAWQLAARRPDLVRGLVICDMRASALGAASQREWEEWFRSWPVPFATLADVRKWFGEDDPILERPRPARGEFYAEVMAERADGWRPVFSRPQMLRARETWVHDAHWEELAHVQCPALVIRGIDGELGRAEAQEMVRVLPRGVYAELEAGHLLHLEDPEAFHRAVEPFLKDVLTPK is encoded by the coding sequence ATGGTGCGTCGTATCAACGTGACGGGAGCGGGCGGGCTGCGTCTCGCCGCCTGGGAGTACGGAGATCCGCCGAAGCGCGGTGCCGACAGCATCGCGGCGCGCGAGCGGTCCGGTGCCGGCCCGGCCGGAGGCCCGCCGGGCACGAGGCCGCAGGACCGCCCCGGCGTGCTGTTATTGCACGGCCTCATGGGCCGCGCGTCCCACTGGGCGACCACCGCCCGCTGGCTCTCCGCCCGCTCCCGCGCCATCGCGCTCGACCAGCGCGGGCACGGCCGCAGTGACAAACCGGGGGACGGCCCGTACGACCGCGACGCGTATGTCGCGGACGCCGAGGCCGTCATCGAGCAGTTGGACCTCGCCCCGGTGGTCCTCGTGGGCCACTCGATGGGTGCGCTGACCGCCTGGCAGCTCGCCGCCCGCCGCCCCGACCTGGTGCGCGGGCTGGTGATCTGCGACATGCGGGCATCCGCGCTGGGCGCGGCCTCGCAGCGTGAGTGGGAGGAGTGGTTCCGCTCCTGGCCGGTCCCGTTCGCCACGCTCGCCGACGTCCGCAAGTGGTTCGGCGAGGACGACCCGATCCTGGAGCGCCCGCGCCCGGCGCGCGGCGAGTTCTACGCCGAGGTGATGGCCGAGCGCGCGGACGGCTGGCGCCCGGTCTTCTCCCGCCCGCAGATGCTGCGGGCCCGCGAGACGTGGGTGCACGACGCGCACTGGGAGGAGCTGGCCCACGTGCAGTGCCCGGCCCTGGTGATCCGCGGCATCGACGGCGAGCTGGGCCGGGCGGAGGCCCAGGAGATGGTGCGCGTCCTGCCCCGCGGGGTGTACGCGGAACTGGAGGCCGGCCACCTGCTGCACCTGGAGGACCCCGAGGCGTTCCACCGCGCGGTGGAGCCGTTCCTCAAGGACGTCCTCACCCCGAAGTGA
- a CDS encoding FtsK/SpoIIIE domain-containing protein: MRLTLTVVDPLGGDRADVVLDAEAESSVGDVARVLAGQLDSAPPPAAPAAPQAAPHALHVPAQHAHAQAAPAQAPGGWATAPPPAAPPGAPPPAVPFGAPGAPPQQPGAAAPAPPPVFVDGFAVDPGLPVAQSPLREGTVVSLYDPVGCPPREVTGLVELRIVGGPMAGVVHRLGLGRVDVGSGNATHIRVGDPELPERAFSLTVSADGTCKVHVHGDQEKATLDGTTFAELAKPKENPDDDDTRRGRRRRRREARREARRSRRAGTPAAPPPPQEPPRSKDAWPYGAQVAVGNSLFELVRYAPPDAAVAVSDDGGGLDYNRPPRLLPPDRETRFKLPAPPKEGQARPLPWLMALMPAVMGVTMCLVMGRWYYLLMAFMSPIIMIGNYFMDKKHGRKSHVQAVAEYKEHKARIEKDARDALVAERNERRLNGPDPALLLSTATGPRTRLWERRRTDADHLLLRFGTAELDSEVLLEDPEQDEHRRQVLWKIQDAPVTVPLRQIGVLGIAGAGDTPRSLGRWAVAQAAVLHSPLDVQFYVLTEPGGQAGWDWTRWLPHARPPGEYDTNALVGTDTETVAARIAELTQLLDARQKAAKDQRTNGPASFKDPDIVIVFDGSRRLRSLPGVVRLLREGPAVSMFAICLDSEDRFLPGECQAIVVAEPRPEERDPRTAAAQGGIPMQQVAGAGGPGGADGFPPFRVGAWGTGHAQDAAQRAAAADGTGPIRLRVEQAGAERRRGVRPDFVSPAWCALVARGLSPVRDISGEAEDAAIPSSSRLLDVVELEPPTGDAIAARWQLGGQSTTAVIGESYDGPFAIDIRKDGPHGLIAGTTGSGKSELLQTIVAALAVSNTPENMTFVLIDYKGGSAFKDCVKLPHTVGMVTDLDNHLVTRALESLRAELHRREHILADAEAKDIEDFQDLLRREPGRYAPLPRLLLVIDEFAAMVRELPDFVTGLVDIAARGRSLGIHLMLATQRPSGVVSPEIRANTNLRIALRVTDGGESADVIDAPDAGFIAKSMPGRAYVRLGHASLVPFQSGRVGGRRPGAVDPATAQPWAGRLGWTELGRGALKRPAGAQQEEDEITDLKVLVDAVNEANERLGIPEQHSPWLPALPDSIELDALPAPQGAGPLPPAPYGIEDLPAQQARRTVAIDFADFGHLIVGGAPRSGRSQMLRTIAASLARTHSIADLHLYGIDCGNGALNALTRLPHCGAVVSRNQTERAVRLIGRLKQELGRRQELLAADGFADIAEQRAAAADPEQKLPYTVVLLDRWEGWLPTLGEINHGDLTDEIYGLLREGASVGIHMIITGDRSVLTGRISTLTEDKFAFRLPDRSDFSMISLNARNIPEDIEPGRMFRAESGLETQIAVLSDDLSGAAQAAAVAAVGEAATARDAAVPRSLRPFRVDVLPSRLGFEEAWEMRDVQAQESSKLWALVGVGGDELMGFGPDLAEGIPAFIIGGPAKSGRSTVLKSMALTYLQQGVRLVIAAPRPSPMRELAGREGVLQVFTEDDIDEDEMHDLLKQASPDAPIAVLVDDAEMLTNCDAGDEFKAIPRRGAERGWALVLAGDEEEVASGFSGWQVEAKKARRGVALSPQDPSAGDLIGIRLNRGSVGDQVSPGKGLLHLGDGEPFAVTTPLA, encoded by the coding sequence GTGCGCCTCACCCTGACCGTCGTCGATCCGCTCGGGGGCGACCGTGCCGACGTCGTCCTCGACGCCGAGGCGGAGTCGTCCGTCGGCGACGTCGCCCGCGTCCTGGCGGGCCAGCTCGACTCGGCCCCGCCGCCGGCCGCTCCGGCGGCACCGCAGGCAGCGCCGCACGCCCTCCACGTGCCGGCCCAGCACGCCCATGCCCAGGCCGCCCCGGCGCAGGCCCCCGGCGGCTGGGCCACGGCCCCGCCGCCGGCCGCCCCGCCCGGAGCGCCCCCGCCGGCCGTCCCGTTCGGCGCGCCCGGCGCCCCGCCGCAGCAGCCGGGTGCGGCGGCGCCCGCGCCCCCGCCCGTCTTCGTCGACGGCTTCGCCGTCGACCCCGGCCTGCCCGTCGCCCAGTCCCCCCTGCGCGAGGGCACGGTCGTCAGCCTCTACGACCCGGTGGGCTGCCCGCCCCGCGAGGTCACGGGCCTGGTCGAACTGCGCATCGTCGGCGGCCCGATGGCCGGCGTGGTGCACCGCCTGGGCCTCGGCCGCGTCGACGTCGGCAGCGGCAACGCGACGCACATCAGGGTGGGCGACCCGGAGTTGCCCGAGCGCGCCTTCAGCCTCACCGTCTCCGCCGACGGCACGTGCAAGGTCCACGTCCACGGCGACCAGGAGAAGGCCACCCTCGACGGCACGACGTTCGCGGAGCTGGCCAAGCCCAAGGAGAACCCGGACGACGACGACACCCGTCGGGGCCGCAGGCGCCGCCGCCGTGAGGCCCGCCGGGAGGCCCGCCGCAGCCGCCGCGCCGGCACGCCCGCCGCCCCGCCGCCGCCCCAGGAGCCGCCGCGGAGCAAGGACGCCTGGCCGTACGGGGCGCAGGTCGCCGTGGGCAACTCGCTGTTCGAGCTGGTGCGTTACGCCCCGCCGGACGCCGCCGTCGCCGTCTCGGACGACGGCGGCGGGCTCGACTACAACCGCCCGCCGCGCCTGCTGCCGCCCGACCGCGAGACCCGCTTCAAGCTGCCCGCGCCGCCGAAGGAGGGCCAGGCCCGGCCGCTGCCGTGGCTGATGGCGCTGATGCCCGCGGTCATGGGCGTGACCATGTGCCTGGTCATGGGCCGCTGGTACTACCTGCTGATGGCGTTCATGAGCCCGATCATCATGATCGGCAACTACTTCATGGACAAGAAGCACGGCCGCAAGTCCCACGTGCAGGCCGTCGCCGAGTACAAGGAACACAAGGCCCGGATCGAGAAGGACGCCCGCGACGCCCTCGTCGCCGAGCGCAACGAGCGGCGGCTGAACGGGCCGGATCCCGCGCTCCTGCTGTCCACCGCCACCGGGCCGCGCACCCGGCTCTGGGAGCGCCGCCGTACCGACGCCGACCATCTGCTGCTCCGCTTCGGCACGGCCGAGCTGGACTCCGAAGTCCTGCTGGAGGACCCCGAGCAGGACGAGCACCGCCGCCAGGTGCTGTGGAAGATCCAGGACGCGCCCGTCACGGTGCCCCTGCGGCAGATCGGCGTCCTCGGCATCGCCGGCGCCGGCGACACCCCGCGCTCGCTGGGCCGCTGGGCCGTCGCGCAGGCCGCCGTGCTGCACAGCCCGCTGGACGTCCAGTTCTACGTGCTGACCGAGCCCGGCGGGCAGGCCGGCTGGGACTGGACGCGCTGGCTGCCGCACGCCCGCCCGCCCGGCGAGTACGACACCAACGCGCTGGTCGGCACCGACACCGAGACCGTCGCCGCCCGCATCGCCGAGCTGACCCAACTGCTCGACGCGCGGCAGAAGGCCGCCAAGGACCAGCGCACCAACGGGCCGGCGTCCTTCAAGGACCCCGACATCGTCATCGTCTTCGACGGCTCGCGCCGGCTGCGCTCGCTGCCCGGCGTGGTGCGGCTGCTGCGCGAGGGCCCGGCGGTGTCGATGTTCGCCATCTGCCTCGACTCCGAGGACCGCTTCCTGCCCGGCGAGTGCCAGGCGATCGTCGTCGCCGAGCCCAGGCCGGAGGAGCGCGACCCGCGGACGGCCGCCGCGCAGGGCGGCATCCCCATGCAGCAGGTGGCCGGGGCCGGCGGCCCCGGCGGCGCGGACGGCTTCCCGCCGTTCCGCGTCGGCGCCTGGGGCACCGGCCACGCGCAGGACGCCGCGCAGCGCGCCGCCGCGGCCGACGGCACGGGGCCGATCCGGCTGCGCGTCGAGCAGGCCGGCGCCGAGCGGCGCCGCGGGGTGCGCCCGGACTTCGTCTCGCCCGCGTGGTGCGCGCTGGTGGCGCGCGGTCTGTCCCCGGTGCGCGACATCAGCGGCGAGGCCGAGGACGCGGCCATCCCGTCGTCCAGCCGGCTGCTCGACGTGGTGGAGCTGGAGCCGCCGACCGGGGACGCCATCGCCGCCCGCTGGCAGCTCGGCGGGCAGTCGACGACCGCGGTCATCGGCGAGTCGTACGACGGCCCGTTCGCCATCGACATCCGCAAGGACGGCCCGCACGGCCTCATCGCCGGCACCACCGGCTCCGGCAAGTCCGAGCTGCTGCAGACGATCGTCGCGGCGCTCGCGGTGTCCAACACCCCGGAGAACATGACCTTCGTCCTGATCGACTACAAGGGCGGGTCCGCGTTCAAGGACTGCGTCAAGCTGCCGCACACCGTCGGCATGGTCACCGACCTCGACAACCACCTCGTCACCCGCGCCCTGGAGTCGCTGCGCGCCGAGCTGCACCGCCGCGAGCACATCCTCGCCGACGCCGAGGCCAAGGACATCGAGGACTTCCAGGACCTGCTGCGCCGCGAGCCCGGGAGGTACGCGCCGCTGCCCCGGCTGCTGCTCGTCATCGACGAGTTCGCCGCCATGGTCCGCGAGCTGCCCGACTTCGTCACCGGCCTGGTCGACATCGCCGCCCGCGGCCGTTCGCTCGGCATCCACCTGATGCTCGCCACCCAGCGGCCCAGCGGCGTGGTCTCCCCGGAGATCCGCGCGAACACCAACCTGCGCATCGCGCTGCGCGTCACCGACGGCGGCGAGTCCGCGGACGTCATCGACGCCCCGGACGCCGGGTTCATCGCCAAGTCCATGCCCGGCCGCGCGTATGTGCGCCTGGGTCACGCCTCCCTCGTCCCGTTCCAGTCCGGCCGCGTCGGCGGTCGCCGCCCCGGCGCCGTCGACCCGGCGACCGCCCAGCCCTGGGCCGGCCGCCTCGGCTGGACCGAGCTCGGGCGGGGCGCGCTGAAGCGGCCCGCGGGAGCGCAGCAGGAGGAGGACGAGATCACCGACCTCAAGGTGCTCGTCGACGCGGTCAACGAGGCCAACGAGCGCCTGGGCATCCCCGAGCAGCACAGCCCGTGGCTGCCCGCGCTCCCGGACAGCATCGAACTCGACGCGCTGCCCGCGCCGCAGGGCGCCGGCCCGCTGCCCCCCGCCCCGTACGGGATCGAGGACCTGCCCGCGCAGCAGGCCCGGCGCACCGTCGCCATCGACTTCGCCGACTTCGGCCACCTCATCGTCGGCGGCGCCCCGCGCAGTGGACGTTCGCAGATGCTCCGTACGATCGCCGCCTCCCTGGCGCGTACGCACTCGATAGCCGACCTGCACCTGTACGGCATCGACTGCGGCAACGGCGCGCTCAACGCGCTGACCCGGCTGCCGCACTGCGGCGCCGTCGTCAGCCGCAACCAGACGGAGCGCGCGGTGCGCCTCATCGGCCGGCTCAAGCAGGAGCTGGGCCGCCGTCAGGAGCTGCTCGCCGCCGACGGCTTCGCCGACATCGCCGAGCAGCGGGCCGCGGCGGCGGACCCGGAGCAGAAGCTGCCGTACACCGTGGTGCTCCTCGACCGCTGGGAGGGCTGGCTGCCCACCCTGGGCGAGATCAACCACGGCGACCTGACCGACGAGATCTACGGGCTGCTGCGCGAGGGCGCGAGCGTCGGCATCCACATGATCATCACCGGTGACCGCAGCGTGCTCACCGGCCGGATCAGCACGCTGACCGAGGACAAGTTCGCCTTCCGGCTGCCCGACCGCTCCGACTTCTCCATGATCAGCCTCAACGCCCGGAACATCCCCGAGGACATCGAGCCCGGCCGGATGTTCCGCGCGGAGAGCGGGCTGGAGACCCAGATCGCGGTCCTGAGCGACGACCTGTCCGGCGCCGCCCAGGCCGCCGCCGTCGCCGCCGTCGGCGAGGCCGCGACGGCGCGGGACGCGGCGGTGCCGCGCTCGCTGCGCCCGTTCCGCGTCGACGTGCTGCCCAGCCGCCTCGGCTTCGAGGAGGCGTGGGAGATGCGCGACGTACAGGCCCAGGAGAGCTCCAAGCTGTGGGCGCTGGTCGGCGTCGGCGGCGACGAGCTGATGGGCTTCGGCCCCGACCTGGCCGAGGGCATCCCGGCGTTCATCATCGGCGGCCCGGCCAAGTCCGGGCGGAGCACGGTGCTGAAGTCGATGGCGCTGACCTACCTCCAGCAGGGCGTGCGCCTGGTCATCGCCGCGCCGCGCCCGTCGCCGATGCGCGAACTGGCGGGCCGCGAGGGCGTGTTGCAGGTCTTCACCGAGGACGACATCGACGAGGACGAGATGCACGACCTGCTCAAGCAGGCGTCGCCGGACGCGCCGATAGCCGTGCTCGTGGACGACGCGGAGATGCTGACGAACTGCGACGCGGGCGACGAGTTCAAGGCCATCCCCCGCCGCGGCGCGGAGCGCGGCTGGGCGCTGGTGCTCGCGGGGGACGAGGAGGAGGTCGCGTCGGGCTTCTCCGGCTGGCAGGTGGAGGCCAAGAAGGCCCGCCGCGGCGTCGCCCTGTCCCCGCAGGACCCGTCGGCGGGCGACCTCATCGGCATCCGGCTCAACCGCGGTTCGGTGGGCGACCAGGTGTCGCCCGGCAAGGGCCTGCTGCACCTGGGCGACGGCGAGCCGTTCGCGGTGACGACGCCGCTGGCGTAA
- a CDS encoding WXG100 family type VII secretion target gives MGKADVDVTYQDMRDAAKRLKDERQDIDRKLDDLRKYIQSLVSDGYVTGRSSKQFDQSFDEFTTGAKKTIEGLEGMGDFLKSAADAFENLDSELEKGLKG, from the coding sequence ATGGGCAAGGCCGATGTCGATGTTACATATCAGGACATGCGGGATGCCGCCAAGCGACTCAAGGACGAGCGGCAGGACATCGACCGCAAGCTGGATGATCTGCGCAAGTACATCCAGAGCCTGGTGAGCGACGGCTACGTGACCGGTCGGTCCTCGAAGCAGTTCGACCAGTCCTTCGACGAGTTCACCACCGGTGCGAAGAAGACCATCGAGGGCCTTGAGGGAATGGGCGACTTCCTGAAGTCCGCCGCAGACGCCTTCGAGAACCTGGACTCCGAGCTGGAGAAGGGCCTCAAGGGCTGA